A window from Azoarcus sp. DD4 encodes these proteins:
- a CDS encoding bifunctional UDP-sugar hydrolase/5'-nucleotidase, translating to MHFQIKTLALLVGLACTQPLFAAECGGKVGFGEAAGRVLTQVDNRAVGENCFNDLIVDTDAEGANYGNHGEFVSGFGALARDWRSKGLVSEREYGELMSAAARSNVGKTLKLRVIAFNDFHGNIDGAALTLSSSADGFSGVRAGGVDYLAGLVKQLRASAPNSVVVSAGDLIGASPLNSALFHDEPAIETMNRLGLDFNAVGNHEFDEGKDELLRMKAGGCHPTDANSCQGNAVGTPYPFEGAAFDFLAANVTDGTTGKTVFPAYGIKEYKGIRVAFIGMTLKGTPSIVTPGGIVGLQFGDEADTVNALIGKLKDDGVNAVVVLVHEGGYASGGINGCNGISGPIADIVQRLDDAVDLVVSGHTHAAYNCTLPNRNGRSIPVTSAGSYGRLLTRIDLVLDTRRRDVIAARATNLVVDRNNALGAAEPIVPDAAIAGIVANYNALSGPIANRVIGSITATLSRSANAAGESVLGDVIADGQLLATAPADKGGAVVAFMNPGGIRADFTYAGSSAGEGDGQVTYGEAFTVQPFGNSLVVKTLSGQQIHDLLNQQWAVGQSASGRILQVSEGFSYKHTFTPGVSPLGGNYLCDGSVMLNGTPIDKAAPYRVTMNSFLATGGDNFSVFNLGTDQLGGDVDLDALAAWFAVRAPAAPTPLDRIQKVASCN from the coding sequence ATGCATTTCCAGATCAAGACCCTCGCCCTGCTGGTCGGCCTTGCCTGTACGCAGCCGCTCTTCGCCGCCGAATGCGGCGGCAAGGTCGGCTTCGGCGAGGCCGCCGGCCGCGTGCTCACCCAGGTGGACAACCGCGCCGTCGGCGAGAACTGCTTCAACGACCTCATCGTCGACACCGATGCCGAAGGCGCCAACTACGGCAACCATGGCGAATTCGTCAGTGGTTTCGGCGCGCTCGCCCGCGACTGGCGCAGCAAGGGCCTCGTCAGCGAACGCGAGTACGGCGAACTGATGAGCGCGGCAGCGCGCTCCAACGTCGGCAAGACGCTCAAGCTGCGCGTCATCGCCTTCAACGACTTCCACGGCAACATCGACGGCGCCGCCCTCACGCTGTCGAGCAGCGCCGACGGCTTCTCCGGCGTGCGTGCCGGCGGCGTCGATTACCTCGCCGGCCTGGTGAAGCAGCTGCGCGCTTCCGCCCCCAACAGCGTGGTGGTATCGGCCGGCGACCTGATCGGCGCCAGTCCGCTCAATTCGGCGCTGTTCCACGACGAGCCCGCCATCGAAACCATGAACCGGCTCGGGCTCGACTTCAATGCGGTCGGCAACCACGAGTTCGACGAGGGCAAGGACGAGTTGCTGCGCATGAAGGCCGGCGGCTGCCACCCGACCGACGCCAATTCCTGCCAGGGCAACGCGGTCGGCACGCCCTACCCCTTCGAGGGCGCTGCCTTCGACTTCCTCGCCGCCAACGTCACCGACGGCACCACCGGCAAGACTGTCTTCCCGGCCTACGGTATCAAAGAATACAAAGGCATCCGCGTCGCCTTCATCGGCATGACGCTGAAAGGCACGCCGTCCATCGTCACGCCCGGCGGCATCGTCGGGCTGCAGTTCGGCGACGAGGCCGACACGGTCAATGCGCTCATCGGCAAGCTCAAGGACGATGGCGTGAACGCGGTCGTAGTGCTGGTGCACGAGGGCGGCTACGCCAGCGGCGGCATCAACGGCTGCAACGGCATTTCCGGCCCCATCGCCGACATCGTCCAGCGGCTGGACGACGCGGTGGACCTGGTCGTCTCCGGCCACACCCACGCCGCCTACAACTGCACGCTGCCCAATCGCAACGGCCGCAGCATCCCGGTGACCAGCGCCGGCTCCTACGGCCGGCTCCTCACCCGCATCGACCTGGTGCTGGACACCCGGCGCCGCGACGTCATCGCCGCCCGCGCCACGAACCTCGTAGTCGATCGCAACAACGCGCTCGGCGCCGCCGAACCCATCGTGCCGGACGCCGCCATCGCCGGCATCGTCGCCAACTACAACGCGCTCAGCGGCCCGATCGCCAACCGGGTGATCGGCAGCATCACCGCCACGCTCAGCCGCAGCGCCAACGCCGCCGGCGAATCGGTGCTGGGCGACGTGATCGCCGACGGCCAGTTGCTGGCGACCGCGCCGGCGGACAAGGGCGGCGCGGTCGTGGCCTTCATGAACCCGGGCGGCATCCGCGCCGACTTCACCTACGCCGGCAGCAGCGCCGGCGAAGGCGACGGCCAGGTGACCTACGGCGAGGCCTTCACCGTGCAACCCTTCGGCAACAGCCTGGTGGTGAAGACCTTGAGCGGCCAGCAGATCCACGACCTGCTCAACCAGCAGTGGGCGGTGGGCCAGTCGGCCAGCGGCCGCATCCTGCAGGTATCGGAAGGGTTCAGCTACAAGCACACCTTCACCCCCGGCGTCAGCCCGCTGGGCGGTAACTACCTGTGCGACGGCTCGGTCATGCTCAATGGCACCCCGATCGACAAGGCGGCCCCCTACCGGGTGACGATGAACTCTTTCCTCGCCACCGGCGGCGACAACTTCAGCGTGTTCAACCTCGGCACCGACCAGCTCGGCGGCGACGTGGACCTCGACGCGCTGGCCGCCTGGTTCGCGGTACGCGCGCCGGCCGCACCGACGCCGCTCGATCGCATCCAGAAAGTCGCGAGCTGCAACTAG
- a CDS encoding P-II family nitrogen regulator, protein MPNTHPCKLVVIIAEEALEGPLEKDVMTLGAHGYTVSDVRGHGSHGDRQGIWDADRSIRMEILCDAATALAITTHVEEKYFRHYAMVAYVADVGVLRPQKFVR, encoded by the coding sequence ATGCCCAACACCCATCCCTGCAAACTGGTGGTGATCATCGCCGAAGAGGCCCTCGAAGGCCCGCTGGAAAAGGACGTGATGACGCTCGGCGCCCACGGCTACACGGTGAGCGACGTGCGCGGCCACGGCAGCCACGGCGACCGCCAGGGCATCTGGGACGCCGACCGCAGCATACGCATGGAGATCCTGTGCGATGCGGCGACCGCGCTGGCGATCACCACCCACGTCGAGGAGAAATACTTCCGCCACTACGCGATGGTGGCCTATGTGGCCGACGTCGGCGTGCTGCGGCCGCAGAAGTTCGTGCGCTGA
- a CDS encoding ExeM/NucH family extracellular endonuclease, whose amino-acid sequence MMPATPALRPTVVALLLASLQLTAGPAGAAPTELFFSEYVEGSANNKALEIYNGTSAPIDLAAGGYVVQMYFNGGSSAGLSIPLVGTVAAGEVFVLAQAAADPAVLARADHTNTNGWYNGDDAVVLRKGGTDGSIIDVIGRIGSDPGAEWGSALASTADNTLRRKAAIDRGDTVADDAFDPALEWDGYATNTFDGLGSHLATPGDGSGDGGTGNGGGGNACSGAYTAIGQIQGHGATAAVTGTVTTRGVVVGDYELPAGGSQLRGFYIQDPVGDGDPDTSDGLFVYNGGKDSVALGDLVQVAGTAGEFQGQTQVSATAITRCGTGTVSPTDIHLPLAGADVLERYEGMLVRLPQTLYVTEHYQLGRFGQVVLSSGDRLPQPTAVVAPGAAALARQAENDLNRIILDDADNTQNPDPVRFGRDGAPLSAVNTLRGGDSASNIVGVLTWGWSGNSASGNAWRVRPENALGGNAQFGATNPRPAAPDTIGGRLRVASVNLLNYFNTFDGLPDEVDNCRYGLGGGATDCRGADDAPEFERQAAKTVAAILGLDADIVGLMEVENDGYGAQSAIADLVARLNAAAGPGRYAYIDADAMTGKTNVLGTDAIKTGLIYQPPRVSPLGTAVLDRAAFGLYTTVSEGTIGRNRPALAQSFRAADGGRFTVVVNHLKSKSSSCAGNIAPVPSDPDIGDGQGDCNQTRSQAARELAAWLATDPTGAGDKDVLIIGDLNAYAQEDPVTALTGAGYTDLVARDLGSAAYSYVFDGQWGYLDHALASPSLARQVSGVAGWHINADEPGALDYNTNFKSAAQIAGYYAADAFRASDHDPVVVGLDLDGEAPVLQLAATPDVLWPANHQYVDVAVTVDVRDNRDPAPAVKLVSVSSNEPDQGIGDGHSANDIVVVDERNFRLRAERAGTGSGRIYTLTYRATDYAGNVGTASVGVRVPHAADK is encoded by the coding sequence ATGATGCCCGCCACCCCAGCACTTCGCCCCACTGTCGTTGCGCTCCTCCTGGCAAGCCTGCAGCTGACCGCCGGCCCGGCAGGCGCTGCGCCGACCGAGCTGTTCTTCTCCGAATACGTGGAAGGCAGCGCCAACAACAAGGCGCTGGAGATCTACAACGGCACCAGCGCACCGATCGACCTCGCCGCCGGCGGCTACGTCGTGCAGATGTACTTCAACGGCGGAAGCAGCGCCGGCCTCAGCATCCCGCTCGTCGGCACCGTGGCCGCGGGCGAAGTCTTCGTGCTGGCGCAGGCCGCCGCCGATCCCGCCGTCCTCGCGCGGGCCGACCACACCAACACCAACGGCTGGTACAACGGCGACGACGCGGTGGTGCTGCGCAAGGGCGGCACCGACGGCAGCATCATCGACGTGATCGGCCGGATCGGCAGCGACCCCGGCGCCGAGTGGGGCAGCGCGCTGGCCAGCACCGCCGACAACACGCTGCGCCGCAAGGCGGCCATCGATCGCGGCGACACCGTGGCGGACGACGCGTTCGATCCGGCGCTCGAATGGGACGGCTATGCCACCAACACCTTCGACGGCCTCGGCAGCCACCTCGCCACGCCGGGTGACGGCAGTGGCGACGGAGGCACCGGCAATGGCGGCGGTGGCAACGCCTGCAGCGGCGCCTACACGGCCATCGGCCAGATCCAGGGGCACGGCGCCACGGCAGCCGTGACCGGCACGGTGACGACCCGCGGTGTGGTGGTCGGCGACTACGAACTCCCCGCCGGCGGCAGCCAGCTGCGCGGCTTCTACATCCAGGACCCGGTCGGCGACGGCGACCCGGATACCTCGGACGGCCTCTTCGTCTACAACGGCGGCAAGGACAGCGTCGCCCTCGGCGACCTCGTCCAGGTGGCGGGCACCGCCGGCGAATTCCAGGGCCAGACTCAGGTCAGCGCGACTGCCATCACCCGCTGCGGCACCGGCACGGTGAGCCCGACCGACATTCATCTGCCGCTCGCTGGCGCGGACGTGCTGGAACGCTACGAAGGCATGCTGGTGCGCCTGCCGCAGACGCTGTACGTGACGGAGCACTACCAGCTCGGCCGCTTCGGCCAGGTGGTGCTCTCCAGCGGCGACCGTCTGCCCCAGCCCACCGCGGTGGTCGCGCCGGGCGCCGCGGCGCTAGCCCGCCAGGCCGAGAACGACCTCAACCGCATCATCCTCGACGACGCCGACAATACCCAGAACCCCGACCCCGTCCGCTTCGGCCGCGACGGTGCGCCGCTGTCGGCCGTCAATACCCTGCGCGGCGGCGACAGCGCCAGCAATATCGTCGGCGTGCTGACCTGGGGCTGGTCGGGCAACAGCGCCAGCGGCAACGCCTGGCGCGTCCGTCCGGAGAACGCGCTCGGCGGCAACGCACAATTCGGCGCCACCAACCCGCGCCCGGCGGCACCGGACACCATCGGCGGCAGGCTCAGGGTGGCCAGCGTCAACCTGCTCAACTACTTCAACACCTTCGACGGCCTGCCCGACGAGGTGGACAACTGCCGCTACGGCCTGGGCGGCGGCGCCACCGACTGCCGCGGTGCCGACGACGCACCGGAGTTCGAACGCCAGGCGGCCAAGACCGTGGCCGCCATCCTCGGGCTGGACGCCGATATCGTCGGCCTGATGGAAGTGGAGAACGACGGCTACGGCGCGCAGAGTGCGATCGCCGACCTCGTCGCCCGCCTCAACGCCGCGGCCGGCCCCGGCCGCTATGCCTACATCGACGCCGACGCCATGACCGGCAAGACCAACGTGCTCGGTACCGACGCCATCAAGACCGGCCTGATCTACCAGCCGCCGCGGGTGAGCCCGCTCGGCACTGCCGTACTCGACCGCGCGGCCTTCGGCCTCTACACCACCGTGAGCGAAGGCACCATAGGCCGCAACCGGCCGGCGCTGGCACAGAGCTTCCGCGCCGCCGACGGCGGCCGCTTCACGGTGGTGGTGAATCACCTCAAGTCCAAGAGTTCGTCCTGCGCCGGCAACATCGCCCCGGTGCCGTCCGACCCTGACATCGGCGACGGCCAGGGCGACTGCAACCAGACCCGCAGCCAGGCCGCGCGCGAACTGGCCGCCTGGCTCGCCACCGATCCGACCGGCGCCGGAGACAAGGACGTGCTCATCATCGGCGACCTCAACGCCTACGCCCAGGAAGACCCGGTGACCGCGCTGACCGGCGCCGGCTACACCGACCTCGTCGCCCGCGACCTCGGCAGCGCCGCCTACAGCTACGTGTTCGACGGCCAGTGGGGCTACCTCGACCATGCGCTGGCCTCGCCCTCGCTGGCGCGGCAGGTGAGCGGCGTCGCCGGGTGGCACATCAACGCCGACGAACCGGGCGCGCTCGATTACAACACCAACTTCAAGAGCGCCGCGCAGATCGCAGGCTACTACGCCGCCGACGCCTTCCGCGCCTCCGACCACGACCCGGTGGTGGTCGGCCTCGACCTCGACGGCGAGGCGCCGGTGCTGCAGCTCGCTGCCACACCCGACGTGCTGTGGCCGGCGAATCACCAGTATGTCGACGTGGCGGTGACGGTGGACGTGCGCGACAACCGCGATCCGGCGCCGGCGGTGAAGCTGGTGTCGGTAAGCTCGAACGAGCCCGACCAGGGCATCGGCGACGGCCACAGCGCGAACGACATCGTGGTCGTCGACGAGCGCAACTTCCGTCTGCGTGCCGAACGCGCCGGCACCGGCAGCGGCCGCATCTACACCCTCACCTACCGGGCAACGGACTACGCCGGCAACGTCGGCACCGCCAGCGTCGGGGTGCGCGTACCGCACGCAGCGGACAAGTAA
- a CDS encoding sodium-dependent bicarbonate transport family permease, protein MDAIPLFFLLGFAARLARSDLKLPGQLYEALSIYLLLAIGLKGGMELAKQDPLQVAPQALAVLALGALIPLVAFPILHKLGRLDRYNAAAIAGHYGSVSVVTFAVGVDYLTARSIPYEAYLPLFLVLLEMPGIAVGILLARLGGDLRSVRWGPLLHEIFLGKSMVLLAGGLLIGWVAGPKGLVPLEPFFFTLFKGVLCLFLLEMGLVAAGQAGALRTSGAFLVGFAVAMPVVAAVIGSVVGLAIGLSAGGTLLLATLAASASYIAAPAAMRIAVPEANPGLSITAALVITFPFNILLGIPLYERIVSFVHGS, encoded by the coding sequence ATGGATGCGATTCCGCTCTTCTTCCTGCTCGGCTTCGCCGCGCGCCTTGCCCGTTCCGACCTCAAGCTGCCGGGCCAGCTCTACGAGGCCCTGTCGATCTACCTGCTGCTGGCGATCGGCCTCAAGGGCGGCATGGAACTGGCCAAACAGGACCCGCTGCAGGTGGCGCCCCAGGCGCTGGCGGTGCTGGCGCTGGGCGCGCTGATTCCGCTGGTGGCCTTCCCCATCCTGCACAAGCTCGGCCGACTCGACCGCTACAACGCCGCCGCCATCGCCGGCCATTACGGTTCGGTGAGCGTGGTCACCTTCGCGGTCGGGGTCGATTACCTCACCGCGCGCAGCATCCCCTACGAAGCCTACCTGCCGCTCTTCCTGGTGCTGCTGGAGATGCCCGGCATCGCGGTCGGCATCCTGCTCGCCCGCCTCGGCGGCGACCTGCGCAGCGTGCGCTGGGGGCCGCTGCTGCACGAGATCTTCCTCGGCAAAAGCATGGTGCTGCTGGCCGGCGGCCTGCTGATCGGCTGGGTGGCCGGGCCCAAGGGCCTGGTGCCGCTGGAGCCCTTCTTCTTCACCCTGTTCAAGGGCGTGCTCTGCCTCTTCCTGCTCGAAATGGGCCTGGTCGCCGCCGGCCAGGCCGGCGCCCTGCGCACCAGCGGCGCCTTCCTGGTCGGTTTCGCGGTGGCAATGCCGGTGGTGGCCGCAGTCATCGGCAGCGTGGTCGGCCTCGCCATCGGCCTGTCGGCCGGCGGTACGCTGCTGCTGGCGACGCTGGCGGCGAGCGCCTCCTACATCGCCGCGCCGGCGGCGATGCGGATCGCCGTGCCCGAGGCCAACCCCGGCCTGTCGATCACCGCGGCGCTGGTGATCACCTTCCCCTTCAACATCCTGCTCGGGATTCCGCTCTACGAGCGCATCGTGAGCTTTGTCCACGGGAGCTGA
- the ald gene encoding alanine dehydrogenase — MLVGVPREIKNNEYRVGLTPASVQELIAHGHQVLVEHDAGAGIGLGDEAYAASGATVAATADEVYARAELIVKVKEPQPGECARLRAGQVIFTYLHLAADPVQARALLDAGVTAIAYETVTDGRDGLPLLAPMSEVAGRMSIQVGAACLEKPSGGAGLLLGGVPGVAPAKVVVLGGGVVGYNATRMAVGLGARVTVVNRSIERLRRLDAEFGNRIRTQAATASDIEALVLDADLVIGAVLVAGAATPRLVPASWLARMRPGSVLVDVAIDQGGCFETSHPTTHTDPTFVVDGVVHYCVANMPGAVPRTSTFALNHATLPFVLALADKGWRQAVADDANLRNGVNIHEGKVTCTAVAQALGLV; from the coding sequence ATGCTTGTCGGCGTACCCAGGGAAATCAAGAACAACGAGTACCGTGTGGGCCTGACCCCGGCGAGCGTGCAGGAGCTGATCGCCCATGGCCACCAGGTACTGGTCGAGCACGACGCAGGAGCGGGCATCGGGCTGGGCGACGAGGCCTACGCTGCCTCCGGCGCGACCGTCGCGGCGACTGCCGACGAGGTCTATGCGCGCGCGGAGCTGATCGTCAAGGTCAAGGAGCCGCAGCCCGGCGAGTGTGCCCGCCTGCGGGCCGGCCAGGTGATCTTCACCTATCTGCATCTCGCTGCCGACCCGGTGCAGGCGCGCGCATTGCTCGATGCCGGCGTTACCGCGATCGCCTACGAAACCGTGACCGACGGCCGCGATGGCCTGCCCTTGCTTGCGCCAATGAGCGAGGTGGCCGGGCGCATGTCCATCCAGGTCGGCGCGGCCTGCCTGGAAAAGCCCAGCGGTGGCGCGGGCCTGCTGCTGGGCGGCGTGCCCGGCGTGGCGCCGGCCAAGGTGGTGGTGCTCGGCGGCGGCGTGGTCGGCTACAACGCGACCCGGATGGCGGTGGGCTTGGGCGCGCGGGTGACGGTGGTGAACCGCTCGATCGAACGCTTGCGCCGGCTCGATGCCGAGTTCGGCAACCGCATCCGCACCCAGGCCGCCACCGCGAGCGACATCGAGGCGCTGGTGCTCGATGCCGATCTGGTCATCGGTGCGGTGCTGGTGGCGGGTGCCGCCACGCCGCGGCTGGTGCCGGCGAGCTGGCTGGCACGGATGCGGCCGGGCTCGGTGCTGGTGGATGTCGCCATCGACCAGGGAGGCTGCTTCGAGACCAGCCACCCGACTACCCACACGGATCCGACGTTCGTAGTTGATGGCGTGGTGCATTACTGCGTGGCCAACATGCCGGGTGCGGTGCCGCGCACGTCGACCTTTGCACTCAACCACGCCACGCTGCCTTTCGTCCTGGCGCTGGCCGACAAGGGCTGGCGGCAGGCGGTGGCCGACGATGCGAACCTGCGCAACGGCGTGAATATCCACGAGGGCAAGGTTACCTGTACCGCCGTCGCGCAGGCGCTCGGCCTGGTTTGA
- the gltX gene encoding glutamate--tRNA ligase — translation MAANQVRTRFAPSPTGYLHIGGARTALFSWAYARRHGGSFILRIEDTDVARSTPEAVQAILDGMKWLGLEHDEGPFYQMQRMDRYKEVIRQMLAAGTAYHCYTSKEELDALRAEQEARKEKPRYDGRWRPEAGKTLPTPPAGVQPVVRFKNPTTGVVAWDDLVKGRIEIANTELDDFIIARADGTPTYNFCVVVDDWDMGITQVIRGDDHVNNTPRQINVLQALGATVPQYAHLSMILGDDGTKLSKRHGAVSVMQYDDEGYLPEAVINYLARLGWSHGDDEIFSRQQFVEWFDLDHITPSAAQFNTEKLNWLNAHYIKQADNAYLAAEVASRLARRGVNPEAGPALEAVVALYKDRAGNLNELADAAELFCVEVHAAPEVIGQHLTETARAALASLRARFEAANWDKAAINQAIKDTMAEHGLKMPQVAIPLRVALLGVPQTPSIDAVVEVLGRERVLSRLAHHL, via the coding sequence ATGGCCGCCAACCAAGTCCGTACCCGTTTCGCGCCCAGCCCCACCGGCTACCTCCACATCGGCGGTGCCCGCACGGCGCTGTTCTCCTGGGCCTATGCCCGCCGCCACGGCGGCAGCTTCATCCTGCGCATCGAGGATACCGACGTCGCCCGCTCCACCCCGGAAGCGGTGCAGGCCATCCTGGACGGCATGAAGTGGCTGGGCCTGGAGCACGACGAGGGCCCGTTCTACCAGATGCAGCGCATGGATCGCTACAAGGAAGTGATCCGGCAGATGCTCGCCGCCGGCACCGCCTACCACTGCTACACGTCGAAGGAAGAACTCGACGCGCTGCGCGCCGAGCAGGAAGCGAGGAAGGAGAAGCCGCGCTACGACGGCCGCTGGCGCCCCGAAGCCGGCAAGACGCTGCCGACGCCGCCGGCCGGCGTGCAGCCGGTGGTGCGCTTCAAGAACCCGACCACCGGCGTGGTGGCCTGGGACGACCTTGTGAAGGGCCGCATCGAGATCGCCAACACGGAACTCGACGACTTCATCATCGCCCGCGCCGACGGTACGCCGACCTACAACTTCTGCGTGGTGGTGGACGACTGGGACATGGGCATCACCCAGGTCATCCGCGGCGACGATCATGTGAACAACACCCCGCGCCAGATCAACGTGCTGCAGGCGCTCGGCGCCACCGTGCCGCAGTACGCCCACCTGTCGATGATCCTCGGCGACGACGGCACCAAGCTCTCCAAGCGCCACGGCGCGGTGAGCGTGATGCAGTACGACGACGAGGGCTATCTGCCGGAAGCGGTCATCAACTATCTCGCGCGCCTCGGCTGGAGCCACGGCGACGACGAGATATTCAGCCGTCAGCAATTCGTCGAGTGGTTCGACCTCGACCACATCACGCCCTCGGCCGCGCAGTTCAACACCGAGAAGCTCAACTGGCTGAACGCCCACTACATCAAGCAGGCCGACAACGCCTACCTGGCGGCCGAAGTCGCCAGCCGGCTTGCCCGCCGCGGCGTGAATCCGGAGGCCGGCCCGGCGCTGGAAGCGGTGGTGGCGCTGTACAAGGACCGCGCCGGCAATCTCAACGAGCTGGCCGATGCGGCCGAACTCTTCTGCGTCGAAGTGCATGCCGCGCCCGAGGTGATCGGCCAGCACCTCACCGAAACCGCGCGCGCCGCGCTCGCCAGCCTGCGCGCCCGCTTCGAGGCGGCAAACTGGGACAAGGCGGCGATCAACCAGGCGATCAAGGACACCATGGCCGAGCACGGCCTCAAGATGCCGCAGGTGGCGATTCCGCTGCGGGTGGCGCTGCTCGGCGTGCCGCAGACGCCGTCCATCGACGCGGTGGTCGAAGTGCTGGGCCGCGAGCGCGTGCTGTCGCGCCTGGCGCACCACCTCTGA
- the mnmC gene encoding bifunctional tRNA (5-methylaminomethyl-2-thiouridine)(34)-methyltransferase MnmD/FAD-dependent 5-carboxymethylaminomethyl-2-thiouridine(34) oxidoreductase MnmC: protein MPITPASLSFADDGTPFSATYDDVYHSSDGGLGQAHHVFLAGNGLPARWRGRERFVIVETGFGLGLNFLATWAAWRADPQRSARLHFVSCELHPFRVDDLVRLHARWPEFAPLAAELQAQWPCLAPGVHRLHLDDGRVCLTLWLGDARDGLAQLDARADAFLLDGFSPAKNPELWSARIFHLLARLAAPGATLATWSVAGEVREGLRRAGFEVEKAPGFGGKRQMLRGRYLGREPAVATDAASARQALVIGAGVAGTSVAERLAARGWTVDVIDAADGPGRGASGNHAGVLRPLPSLDDNRMGRLTRAGSLYGWRHIRRLQARGFAVRAEPCGVLHLARDAAQEAKMRAVVERLQLPAHHLRFVTAAQAGELGGWPVPLGGWWFGDSGWVQPPSLCAANLAAGGERIRTHWNARVRLARADDLWQAVDEHGAVVAAAPVAILAAGTGIAGFPLAAALPVVSARGQVSLLPADAGSPPRVVMCRMGYVSPAVDGLRCAGATFDVDDDDGTLREGDHRENLDKLEAMLPGYTAGLDAARLAGRVGFRPASPDRLPLVGAVPAIDHLDKPCKLDDIPRQPGLYALSGFGARGLVWAALAAETLASRLDGEPLPVERDLVEAVDPARFLLRPVRMPRTEE from the coding sequence ATGCCCATCACCCCAGCCAGCCTCAGCTTTGCCGACGACGGCACCCCGTTTTCCGCCACCTACGACGACGTTTACCACTCGAGCGATGGCGGTCTCGGCCAGGCCCACCACGTCTTTCTCGCCGGCAATGGCCTGCCGGCGCGCTGGCGTGGACGCGAACGCTTCGTCATCGTCGAGACCGGTTTCGGCCTCGGCCTCAACTTCCTCGCCACCTGGGCCGCCTGGCGCGCCGATCCGCAGCGCAGCGCACGCCTGCACTTCGTGTCCTGCGAACTCCACCCCTTCCGCGTGGACGATCTCGTCCGCCTGCATGCGCGCTGGCCGGAATTTGCCCCGCTTGCCGCCGAACTGCAGGCGCAGTGGCCCTGCCTCGCGCCCGGCGTGCATCGCCTGCACCTGGACGATGGGCGGGTCTGCCTGACGCTGTGGTTAGGCGATGCGCGCGACGGCCTCGCCCAGCTCGACGCACGCGCCGACGCCTTCCTGCTCGACGGCTTCTCGCCGGCTAAGAACCCGGAGCTGTGGTCGGCGCGCATCTTCCACCTGCTCGCCCGGCTGGCCGCACCCGGCGCCACCCTGGCCACCTGGTCGGTGGCCGGCGAGGTGCGCGAAGGGCTGCGCCGCGCCGGCTTCGAGGTCGAGAAGGCGCCCGGCTTCGGCGGCAAGCGGCAGATGCTGCGCGGCCGCTACCTCGGCCGCGAGCCGGCGGTGGCGACCGACGCCGCATCGGCGCGCCAGGCGCTGGTGATCGGCGCCGGTGTCGCCGGCACGTCAGTCGCCGAACGTCTCGCCGCGCGCGGCTGGACGGTGGATGTGATCGACGCCGCCGACGGCCCCGGCCGGGGCGCCTCCGGCAATCACGCCGGCGTGCTGCGCCCGCTCCCCAGCCTCGACGACAACCGCATGGGCCGGCTGACCCGCGCCGGCAGCCTCTACGGCTGGCGCCACATCCGGCGCCTGCAGGCACGCGGCTTCGCAGTCCGCGCCGAGCCCTGCGGCGTGCTGCATCTCGCCCGCGACGCTGCGCAGGAGGCGAAGATGCGGGCGGTGGTCGAGCGCCTGCAACTGCCCGCTCACCATCTGCGTTTCGTCACCGCCGCGCAAGCCGGCGAGCTTGGCGGCTGGCCGGTGCCGCTCGGCGGCTGGTGGTTCGGCGACAGCGGCTGGGTGCAGCCGCCCAGCCTGTGCGCGGCCAACCTCGCCGCCGGCGGCGAGCGCATCCGCACGCACTGGAATGCCCGGGTGCGGCTGGCGCGCGCGGACGATCTCTGGCAGGCCGTCGATGAGCACGGCGCGGTCGTCGCTGCGGCGCCGGTCGCCATCCTCGCCGCCGGCACCGGCATCGCCGGCTTCCCGCTCGCCGCGGCACTGCCGGTGGTGAGCGCGCGCGGCCAGGTCAGCCTGCTGCCCGCCGACGCCGGCAGCCCGCCCAGGGTGGTGATGTGCCGCATGGGCTACGTCAGCCCGGCGGTCGATGGCCTGCGCTGCGCCGGCGCCACCTTCGACGTCGATGACGACGACGGCACGCTGCGCGAGGGCGACCACCGCGAGAACCTGGACAAGCTCGAAGCCATGCTGCCCGGCTATACCGCCGGGTTGGATGCGGCCCGGCTCGCCGGCCGTGTCGGCTTCCGCCCGGCCTCGCCCGACCGCCTGCCGCTGGTCGGTGCGGTGCCGGCGATTGACCATCTCGACAAACCCTGCAAGCTCGACGACATCCCCCGCCAGCCGGGGCTGTACGCACTCTCCGGCTTCGGCGCGCGCGGCCTGGTGTGGGCGGCGCTGGCGGCCGAGACGCTGGCCAGCCGGCTCGACGGGGAACCTTTGCCGGTCGAACGCGATCTGGTGGAGGCCGTCGATCCCGCCCGTTTCCTGCTCCGTCCGGTGCGCATGCCGCGCACCGAGGAATGA